From a region of the Malania oleifera isolate guangnan ecotype guangnan chromosome 12, ASM2987363v1, whole genome shotgun sequence genome:
- the LOC131144211 gene encoding transcription factor bHLH144, which yields MYIVVTLKRYRALKDVGKIKMSVGIIAHYQLMQVCQALFPFANQVGINYLHNAPPASAFSVVLPPSAKLSRPFHGVEFQPTEDCPKNFIIFDQTDDRNQIMFHPAIGHKLSCPGLNIHAACIQNNFERNNANIEEREVSSPLKEDSDDIDALLSLEEEEEEEEEEEEYDDEEISTARTHGDYGRRSPDSYSTGSSKPRKNRLPSSVLKSSGNGSSSSWNSERKRQKMKKMVKTLRGIVPGGNSMNSVAVLDEAVRYLKSLKVEVQKLGVGNLQYQA from the exons ATGTACATTGTGGTTACCCTGAAAAGATATAGAGCACTGAAGGACGTTGGAAAGATTAAAATGAGTGTTGGGATCATTGCACATTACCAACTGATGCAAGTTTGCCAG GCTTTATTCCCTTTTGCAAATCAAGTGGGCATTAATTATTTGCACAATGCACCTCCTGCATCTGCCTTCAGCGTGGTTTTACCTCCCAGTGCAAAGCTATCAAGGCCCTTCCATGGTGTTGAATTTCAACCCACTGAGGATTGCCCAAAGAATTTCATTATATTTGATCAGACTGATGACCGGAACCAGATTATGTTTCATCCTGCTATTGGCCACAAACTCAGTTGTCCTGGCCTAAATATCCATGCTGCTTGCATCCAAAACAATTTTGAGAGGAACAATGCAAATATTGAGGAAAGAGAAGTCTCCTCTCCTCTGAAGGAGGATTCAGATGACATTGATGCATTGTTGAGCttggaagaggaagaagaagaagaagaagaagaagaagaatatgatgatgaagaaatcagcaCTGCTCGAACTCATGGTGACTATGGACGCAGGTCCCCCGATTCTTACTCCACCGGTAGCTCAAAGCCTAGAAAGAACAGGTTACCTTCATCTGTTCTGAAATCCTCTGGCAATGGCAGTAGCAGTAGCTGGAACAGCGAAAGGAAGcgacagaaaatgaagaagatgGTGAAGACCCTGCGAGGAATTGTACCTGGCGGCAACAGCATGAATTCTGTTGCTGTTCTAGATGAAGCGGTTAGGTACCTCAAGTCTCTCAAGGTAGAGGTACAGAAGCTTGGAGTAGGGAATTTGCAGTACCAAGCTTGA